From the genome of Bacteroides sp. MSB163, one region includes:
- a CDS encoding aldose epimerase family protein, with translation MINTVSTESNLSGLNKEDFQKDINNKKTDLFILKNAQGMEVAVTNYGCAILSIMVPDKNGKYANVILGHDSIDHVVNSPEPFLNTTIGRYGNRIAKGKFTLYGEEHNLTINNGPNSLHGGPTGFHARVWDAVQPDPTTVVFNYTSADGEEGFPGNLEVEMTYRLEDETNALVIEYRATTDKATVVNLTNHGFFNLAGIANPTPTVLNHIITINADHYTPIDEVSIPTGEILKVEGTPMDFRTPHTIGERIDDKFQQLVNGAGYDHCYVLNKTESGELSLAATYTEPESGRTMEVYTTENGVQLYTGNWLGGFAGAHGATFPARSAVCFEAQCFPDTPNKPHFPSAVLLPGDEYQQVTIYKFGVQE, from the coding sequence ATGATAAACACCGTGTCAACGGAAAGTAACTTGTCGGGTTTGAACAAGGAAGACTTTCAAAAAGATATAAATAACAAGAAGACTGATTTATTTATTCTTAAAAATGCTCAGGGAATGGAAGTTGCAGTAACTAACTATGGATGCGCTATCCTTTCCATTATGGTCCCCGACAAAAACGGGAAGTATGCTAACGTAATTCTGGGACATGACAGTATAGACCATGTAGTCAACAGCCCCGAACCTTTCCTCAACACTACTATCGGACGCTACGGAAACCGTATAGCCAAAGGAAAATTCACTCTTTATGGTGAAGAGCACAATCTGACAATCAACAACGGACCAAATTCTTTGCACGGTGGACCCACAGGTTTCCACGCCAGAGTGTGGGATGCAGTCCAACCGGATCCGACGACTGTTGTATTCAACTATACATCCGCAGATGGCGAAGAGGGCTTTCCCGGTAATCTGGAAGTAGAAATGACCTATCGTCTGGAAGATGAAACCAATGCACTGGTTATTGAATACCGGGCTACTACAGACAAGGCAACTGTTGTCAACCTCACCAACCACGGCTTCTTCAATCTGGCAGGTATTGCCAATCCCACCCCTACGGTTCTGAACCATATCATTACTATCAACGCTGATCATTATACTCCCATTGACGAAGTGTCCATTCCGACAGGAGAAATCCTGAAGGTAGAAGGTACTCCTATGGATTTCCGTACACCGCATACCATCGGTGAACGTATTGATGATAAGTTCCAACAATTGGTGAATGGTGCAGGTTACGATCACTGCTACGTACTGAATAAGACAGAGAGTGGTGAATTAAGCCTTGCCGCTACTTATACGGAACCCGAAAGCGGACGTACAATGGAAGTGTATACCACAGAGAACGGTGTACAACTCTATACAGGGAACTGGCTAGGCGGCTTTGCAGGTGCTCACGGAGCTACTTTCCCGGCACGCAGTGCTGTTTGCTTTGAAGCACAATGTTTCCCCGACACACCTAACAAACCACATTTCCCATCGGCCGTATTGCTCCCGGGCGATGAATACCAACAAGTAACCATTTACAAGTTCGGTGTACAAGAATGA
- a CDS encoding MFS transporter, whose product MTQQKQNGNLVAIITMFFIFAMISFVTNLAAPFGTIWRNEYAGSNTLGMMGNMMNFLAYLFMGIPAGNMLVKIGYKKTALIAMAVGFLGLFTQYLSSLFGANAEVFAFGEYVIKLNFVIYLLGAFICGFCVCMLNTVVNPMLNLLGGGGNKGNQLIQTGGALNSLSGTLTPLFVGALIGTVTSKTAMSDVAPLLFVAMGVFVAAFIIISFVAIPEPHLQKGGVKKEKFSHSPWSFRHTVLGVVGIFIYVGIEIGIPGTLNFYLADASDKGAGIMMNGAAIGGAIAAIYWLLMLVGRTASSAISGKVSSRTQLIVVSATAIVFVLIAIFTPKDVTVSMPGYTVGEGFMMAQVPVSALFLVLCGLCTSVMWGGIFNLAVEGLGKYTAQASGIFMMMVVGGGVLPLIQQSISDSVGYMASYWLIIAALAYLLFYGLVGCKNVNKDIPVED is encoded by the coding sequence ATGACACAACAAAAACAGAACGGTAATCTTGTCGCTATTATTACCATGTTCTTCATTTTTGCGATGATTTCCTTCGTTACCAATCTTGCCGCACCATTCGGTACGATTTGGAGAAACGAATATGCGGGTTCGAACACTTTAGGTATGATGGGGAATATGATGAACTTCCTGGCATATCTGTTTATGGGAATTCCTGCCGGTAATATGCTCGTTAAGATCGGTTACAAGAAAACTGCATTGATTGCAATGGCAGTAGGTTTCCTCGGCTTGTTCACACAATACCTTTCCAGTTTATTCGGAGCAAATGCCGAAGTTTTCGCATTCGGCGAATATGTTATCAAATTAAATTTCGTTATCTATCTGCTTGGTGCATTCATCTGCGGTTTCTGTGTTTGTATGCTTAACACAGTGGTGAACCCGATGCTGAACCTCCTTGGTGGTGGTGGTAACAAAGGTAACCAGTTGATTCAAACAGGTGGAGCCCTTAATTCTTTGTCCGGTACATTGACTCCGCTTTTCGTAGGTGCTTTGATTGGTACAGTAACTTCCAAGACAGCTATGTCAGATGTTGCTCCTCTCCTCTTTGTCGCTATGGGTGTATTCGTAGCTGCATTTATTATCATTTCTTTTGTTGCTATTCCTGAACCACACCTTCAGAAAGGTGGAGTGAAGAAAGAAAAATTCTCTCACAGTCCATGGAGCTTCCGTCACACTGTATTAGGTGTAGTTGGTATCTTCATCTATGTAGGTATCGAAATCGGTATCCCGGGTACACTGAACTTCTATCTTGCCGACGCAAGCGATAAGGGTGCCGGAATTATGATGAACGGCGCTGCTATCGGTGGTGCTATTGCTGCTATCTACTGGTTACTGATGCTTGTAGGACGTACTGCAAGTAGCGCTATCAGCGGTAAAGTTTCCAGCCGTACACAGTTAATCGTTGTATCTGCCACTGCTATTGTTTTTGTATTGATTGCTATCTTCACTCCGAAAGATGTAACAGTTTCAATGCCCGGTTACACTGTAGGTGAAGGCTTTATGATGGCACAAGTACCCGTCAGCGCATTGTTCCTCGTACTCTGCGGTCTTTGTACTTCTGTAATGTGGGGTGGTATCTTCAACCTTGCAGTAGAAGGATTAGGAAAATATACAGCACAAGCATCCGGTATCTTTATGATGATGGTTGTTGGTGGTGGTGTATTGCCGTTGATCCAACAAAGCATCTCTGACTCTGTAGGTTATATGGCCAGCTACTGGCTGATTATCGCAGCTCTTGCTTATCTGCTGTTCTACGGCTTGGTAGGTTGCAAAAATGTAAATAAAGATATCCCAGTAGAGGATTAA
- a CDS encoding arabinan endo-1,5-alpha-L-arabinosidase: MGSLFAGCTSSVFTPTASPNPWADDYSSLSSMENYQSWGTYNVHDPSCRKIGDYYYMYSTDAIFRENRKEAKEKGVPLGGIQMRRSKDLVNWEFLGWALPEIPQEAVEWVRSHTGGHGATNIWAPYIIPYNNKYRLYYCVSAFGRKTSYIGLAESDSPEGPWTLAGCVVKTDDTTAMNAIDPSITVDPSTGKWWMHYGSFFGGLYCVELNPETGLPLVEGDRGHLVARRANYKKDNLEAPEIIYNPDLKEYYLFVSYDPLMTTYNVRVGRSDKAEGPFIDYFGKELKDTTNNFPILTAPYRFKNHPGWAGTAHCAVFTSDDGQYFMAHQGRLSPQNQMMDLHVRQVFFTKDGWSVVSPERYAGTNPREFSAEDLAGEWEIIRVQEPLYERQLEAGQILWGEGELQDEEWNMSHLLYLEKDGKLGEDKGTWDFAREDQSLQLTLDGEVVKNLIVFAGHDWENEAETVLFTGLDSRGRSVWGKRTK, encoded by the coding sequence ATGGGCAGCCTGTTTGCCGGTTGCACTTCTTCTGTTTTTACCCCTACTGCTTCACCTAATCCGTGGGCAGATGATTACTCTTCACTATCTTCCATGGAGAATTACCAATCATGGGGAACCTACAATGTACACGATCCGTCGTGCCGCAAGATAGGCGATTATTACTATATGTATTCCACGGATGCTATCTTCCGGGAAAATCGTAAAGAAGCAAAAGAAAAGGGGGTGCCTTTGGGGGGTATTCAGATGCGTCGTTCCAAAGACCTTGTGAATTGGGAATTTCTGGGCTGGGCATTGCCCGAGATTCCGCAGGAAGCGGTGGAGTGGGTGCGCTCTCATACAGGAGGGCATGGGGCGACAAATATCTGGGCACCTTATATCATTCCCTATAATAATAAGTATAGGCTATACTATTGTGTGTCGGCTTTCGGGCGTAAAACATCCTATATCGGATTGGCAGAATCAGATTCGCCCGAAGGGCCTTGGACATTGGCAGGTTGTGTTGTTAAGACAGATGATACGACAGCCATGAATGCCATTGATCCCAGCATCACTGTAGACCCTTCAACCGGCAAGTGGTGGATGCATTACGGTTCATTTTTCGGTGGTCTGTATTGTGTGGAACTGAATCCGGAAACCGGTCTTCCTTTGGTAGAAGGAGATAGGGGACACTTGGTAGCTCGTCGTGCTAATTACAAGAAGGATAATCTGGAAGCTCCGGAAATTATCTATAATCCAGATTTGAAAGAATACTATCTGTTTGTATCCTATGATCCGTTGATGACAACCTACAATGTACGTGTGGGGCGTTCAGACAAAGCGGAAGGTCCGTTCATTGATTACTTCGGCAAAGAGTTGAAAGATACGACGAATAACTTTCCTATCTTGACAGCTCCTTATCGTTTCAAGAACCATCCGGGTTGGGCCGGCACAGCGCATTGTGCAGTATTCACTTCAGATGACGGACAATATTTCATGGCTCATCAGGGACGTTTGTCACCACAAAACCAGATGATGGATCTCCATGTGCGACAAGTCTTTTTTACTAAAGATGGATGGTCTGTCGTATCGCCTGAACGCTACGCAGGTACTAATCCTCGAGAGTTCTCTGCGGAGGATTTAGCGGGCGAGTGGGAAATTATCCGCGTACAGGAACCCCTGTATGAGCGCCAACTGGAAGCCGGACAGATATTGTGGGGCGAAGGCGAACTGCAAGATGAAGAATGGAATATGTCTCACCTTTTATATCTGGAGAAAGATGGAAAGTTAGGAGAGGATAAAGGAACCTGGGATTTTGCCAGAGAAGACCAATCCTTACAACTGACACTGGACGGAGAAGTGGTAAAGAATCTGATTGTGTTTGCCGGGCACGACTGGGAGAATGAAGCGGAAACTGTCCTCTTTACAGGGCTGGATAGCCGTGGGCGCTCCGTATGGGGAAAAAGAACTAAATAA
- a CDS encoding alpha-L-arabinofuranosidase C-terminal domain-containing protein — protein MKRYTGLLATLTLTAGMALQAQTNEFVIQTKKLGAEIQPTMYGLFFEDINYAADGGLYAELVKNRSFEFPQHLMGWKTFGNVTLQDDGPFERNPHYVRLADPGHPHKHTGLDNEGFFGIGVKAGEEYRFSVWARLPQGGTSEKIRIELVDTKSMGEHHAFATETLTIDSKEWKKYQVILKPGVTDPKATLRIFLASKGTVDLEHVSLFPVDTWKGHENGLRKDLAQALADIKPGVFRFPGGCIVEGTDLATRYDWKKSVGPVENRPLNENRWEYTFPHRFYPDYFQSYGLGFFEFFQLSEEIGAEPLPVLSCGLSCQFQNSDAEAHVAVCDLDSYVQDALDLIEFANGDVTTKWGKLRADMGHPASFNLKFIGIGNEQWGPEYPEHLEPFIKAIRKAYPDIKIIGSSGPDSEGKQFEYLWPEMKRLKVDLVDEHFYRPENWFLNEGARYDNYDRKGPKVFAGEYACHGKGKKWNHFNAALLEAAFMTGLERNADIVHMATYAPLFAHVEGWQWRPDMIWFDNLNSVRTVSYYVQQLYGHHKGTNVLSLTMNKKVVTGAEDQNGLFASAVYDKDKNEIIVKVANTSDKAQPLSLKFEGLKKQDILSGGRCIKLRSADPDKDNTIEQPSAIQPQETPVSMDGQVLNIELEPKTFAVYIFEKG, from the coding sequence ATGAAAAGATACACTGGATTATTAGCGACGCTAACCCTGACCGCAGGTATGGCGCTTCAGGCACAAACTAATGAGTTTGTGATACAAACCAAGAAATTGGGTGCAGAGATTCAGCCTACTATGTATGGGTTGTTCTTTGAGGATATCAACTATGCCGCTGACGGCGGACTTTATGCCGAGTTAGTGAAGAACCGTTCGTTTGAGTTCCCACAACATCTGATGGGATGGAAAACCTTTGGTAATGTAACGCTTCAAGATGACGGTCCTTTTGAAAGAAATCCGCACTATGTCCGTCTGGCCGACCCGGGCCATCCGCATAAGCATACGGGATTGGATAATGAAGGTTTCTTCGGTATCGGTGTAAAAGCAGGAGAGGAGTATCGCTTCTCTGTATGGGCACGTTTGCCCCAAGGCGGAACATCCGAAAAAATCCGTATTGAACTTGTAGATACCAAATCTATGGGTGAGCACCATGCTTTTGCTACTGAGACATTGACGATTGATTCGAAAGAATGGAAAAAGTATCAGGTTATCCTAAAACCGGGTGTAACTGATCCGAAGGCGACTCTTCGTATTTTCCTGGCATCAAAGGGTACGGTTGATTTGGAACATGTCTCTCTTTTCCCGGTCGATACCTGGAAAGGACATGAGAATGGTTTGCGTAAAGACCTTGCGCAAGCTTTAGCTGATATCAAGCCAGGTGTGTTCCGCTTCCCCGGCGGATGTATTGTAGAAGGAACAGATTTAGCTACACGCTATGACTGGAAGAAGTCTGTAGGTCCGGTAGAGAACCGCCCGTTGAATGAGAATCGTTGGGAATATACTTTCCCGCATCGTTTCTATCCCGATTATTTCCAAAGCTACGGATTGGGATTCTTTGAGTTCTTCCAGCTTTCGGAGGAAATAGGAGCAGAGCCGCTTCCTGTATTGAGTTGCGGCCTGTCTTGCCAGTTCCAGAATTCTGATGCAGAGGCACATGTGGCTGTTTGCGATTTGGATAGCTATGTGCAGGATGCTCTTGATCTGATTGAATTTGCCAATGGGGATGTGACCACGAAATGGGGAAAACTGCGTGCCGATATGGGACACCCTGCATCGTTTAACCTGAAATTCATTGGTATAGGTAATGAGCAATGGGGACCGGAATACCCGGAACATCTCGAACCATTTATCAAGGCTATTCGTAAAGCCTATCCGGATATCAAGATTATCGGAAGCTCCGGTCCGGACTCTGAAGGAAAACAGTTCGAATATCTATGGCCGGAAATGAAACGCCTGAAAGTTGATTTGGTGGATGAACATTTCTATCGTCCCGAAAACTGGTTCCTGAATGAGGGGGCACGTTATGATAACTATGACCGTAAAGGTCCGAAAGTGTTTGCAGGAGAATATGCTTGTCATGGTAAGGGGAAGAAATGGAACCATTTTAATGCCGCTCTGCTTGAAGCTGCATTTATGACCGGATTGGAGCGCAATGCAGATATTGTACACATGGCCACTTATGCTCCTTTGTTTGCTCATGTGGAAGGATGGCAATGGCGCCCGGATATGATTTGGTTTGATAATCTCAACTCTGTCCGTACTGTAAGTTACTATGTGCAGCAACTCTATGGGCATCACAAGGGCACTAATGTGCTTTCTTTGACGATGAATAAGAAGGTTGTAACAGGTGCCGAAGATCAGAATGGACTGTTTGCAAGTGCGGTCTATGATAAGGATAAGAATGAAATTATAGTAAAGGTGGCCAATACTTCCGATAAGGCCCAACCTCTGTCTTTGAAGTTTGAAGGATTGAAGAAACAGGATATACTGTCCGGTGGACGTTGCATCAAGCTTCGTTCGGCTGATCCTGACAAAGATAATACGATTGAGCAGCCGTCTGCCATTCAACCGCAGGAAACTCCGGTTTCAATGGATGGTCAGGTGTTGAATATAGAGTTGGAACCGAAGACATTTGCTGTTTATATCTTCGAAAAAGGATAA
- a CDS encoding type I phosphomannose isomerase catalytic subunit has product MYPLKFEPILKQTLWGGDKIIAFKQLNETLSGVGESWEISAVEDNESVVANGPDKGLTLPEMVGKYRHELVGEVNYSRFGTKFPLLIKFIDARLDLSIQVHPGDELARKRHNSFGKNEMWYVVSADKGAKLISGFSEQITPKEYKERVYNGTFAEVLQTCDVKPGDVFYVPAGRVHGIGAGAFVAEIQQTSDITYRIFDYNRKDKEGKSRELHTTQATEAINFADVQDDFRTEYDHLKNEPVELVASPYFTTSLYDMTEEITCDYSELDSFVIFICVEGACRITDDSQNEIAVRAGETILLPAITQEVTIVPEDGGVKLLETYL; this is encoded by the coding sequence ATGTATCCTTTGAAATTTGAGCCTATTCTGAAGCAGACGCTTTGGGGAGGCGACAAGATTATTGCTTTTAAGCAATTGAATGAAACGCTATCCGGAGTAGGCGAAAGCTGGGAAATCTCGGCTGTAGAAGACAACGAGTCTGTCGTCGCTAATGGACCTGACAAAGGCCTTACGCTCCCTGAGATGGTGGGAAAATACCGTCATGAACTTGTCGGTGAAGTGAATTACTCTCGTTTTGGCACAAAGTTTCCCTTGTTGATAAAATTCATTGATGCCAGGTTGGATTTATCCATCCAGGTACATCCGGGAGATGAGTTGGCGAGAAAACGCCACAATTCTTTCGGCAAGAATGAAATGTGGTATGTGGTATCGGCAGATAAGGGGGCAAAACTGATTTCCGGCTTTTCTGAGCAGATAACTCCGAAAGAATACAAGGAAAGGGTTTATAATGGAACCTTTGCTGAAGTGCTGCAAACGTGCGATGTAAAACCGGGGGATGTGTTCTATGTTCCTGCCGGTCGTGTGCATGGTATCGGTGCCGGTGCTTTTGTTGCTGAAATTCAGCAGACTTCGGATATCACTTATCGTATTTTCGATTACAACCGGAAAGACAAAGAAGGCAAATCTCGCGAGTTGCATACTACTCAGGCTACTGAAGCAATTAATTTTGCTGATGTGCAGGATGACTTCCGTACAGAATATGATCATTTGAAGAATGAACCGGTGGAATTGGTTGCCAGTCCTTACTTCACTACTTCTCTCTATGACATGACAGAAGAAATTACATGTGACTATTCTGAATTGGATTCATTTGTGATTTTCATTTGTGTGGAAGGCGCATGCCGTATCACGGACGACAGCCAGAATGAGATTGCTGTGCGTGCAGGTGAAACGATATTGCTGCCTGCGATTACGCAAGAAGTTACGATTGTTCCGGAAGACGGCGGCGTGAAGTTGCTCGAAACATATCTGTAA
- the galK gene encoding galactokinase, with the protein MDIEHVRSRFIKHFDGTTGAVYASPGRINLIGEHTDYNGGFVFPGAIDKGMIAEIKPNGTDMVRAYSIDLKDYVEFGLKEEDAPRASWARYIFGVCREMIKRGVDVKGFNTAFSGDVPLGAGMSSSAALESTYAYALNDLFGDNKIDKFELAKVGQATEHNYCGVNCGIMDQFASVFGKKGSLIRLDCRSLEYQYFPFDPKGYRLVLVDSVVKHELASSAYNKRRQSCEAAVAAIQKKHPHVEFLRDCTMEMLQESKAEISEEDFMRAEYVVEEIQRVLDVCDALEKGDYETVGQKMYETHHGMSKLYEVSCEELDFLNDIAFDCGVIGSRVMGGGFGGCTINLVKDELYDTFIQNAKDKFKEKFGRSPKVYDVVISDGARRLV; encoded by the coding sequence ATGGATATAGAACACGTAAGAAGCCGTTTCATCAAGCATTTTGACGGAACAACAGGAGCAGTTTACGCTTCTCCGGGACGCATCAACCTCATTGGTGAACATACAGACTATAACGGTGGTTTTGTATTCCCCGGAGCAATCGATAAAGGCATGATTGCTGAAATTAAGCCGAATGGCACTGACATGGTAAGAGCTTATTCTATTGATCTGAAGGATTATGTGGAATTCGGTTTGAAAGAAGAAGATGCTCCCCGTGCAAGCTGGGCAAGATATATCTTCGGTGTATGCCGTGAGATGATTAAGCGTGGCGTTGATGTAAAGGGCTTCAATACAGCTTTCTCCGGTGATGTACCTTTGGGTGCAGGTATGTCTTCATCTGCCGCTTTGGAAAGTACATATGCGTATGCATTAAACGATCTGTTCGGTGACAACAAGATAGACAAGTTTGAACTGGCTAAAGTAGGTCAGGCAACTGAACATAATTATTGCGGTGTAAACTGCGGTATTATGGACCAGTTTGCTTCTGTATTCGGCAAGAAAGGCAGCCTTATCCGTCTGGACTGCCGTTCACTGGAGTATCAATACTTCCCGTTCGATCCGAAAGGCTATCGTCTGGTATTGGTAGACTCTGTAGTTAAGCATGAGTTGGCTTCTTCAGCATACAACAAGCGTCGCCAAAGTTGCGAAGCTGCCGTTGCCGCTATCCAGAAGAAACATCCGCATGTAGAATTCCTGCGCGACTGTACCATGGAGATGCTACAAGAGTCAAAAGCTGAAATCAGCGAGGAAGACTTCATGCGTGCAGAATACGTAGTCGAAGAAATCCAGCGCGTACTCGACGTTTGCGATGCTTTGGAAAAAGGTGATTACGAGACTGTAGGCCAGAAGATGTACGAAACACATCATGGTATGAGCAAGCTCTACGAAGTTAGCTGCGAAGAACTCGACTTCCTGAACGATATTGCATTTGATTGCGGCGTAATAGGTTCCCGTGTAATGGGCGGCGGTTTCGGCGGTTGTACTATCAACTTGGTGAAAGATGAGTTGTATGATACATTCATCCAGAATGCCAAGGATAAGTTCAAAGAGAAATTCGGCAGAAGCCCTAAAGTTTATGATGTAGTCATCAGTGACGGTGCTCGCAGATTAGTTTAA